A window of the Verrucomicrobiota bacterium genome harbors these coding sequences:
- a CDS encoding DUF2846 domain-containing protein: MQSHRLLILTAILIGSTGCALKPPSWIGSRKPQPPPETALVYFFRPRSPVAAAVSADVQDNAINLGTLSDGTYFVYHAKPGPHSFMLITDSVANQPLRVRAGLTYYLRARIDQAGPHNPPHWATVSPVEAQAAIRHLERLNYGE, translated from the coding sequence ATGCAAAGTCATCGCCTGCTCATCCTGACCGCGATCTTGATCGGTAGTACCGGTTGCGCGCTGAAACCGCCCTCATGGATTGGTAGCCGGAAACCACAGCCACCACCCGAAACCGCGTTGGTTTACTTTTTCAGGCCGCGTTCGCCGGTCGCAGCCGCCGTCAGCGCCGACGTGCAGGATAACGCCATCAACCTGGGCACTTTGAGCGATGGGACCTACTTTGTCTATCACGCCAAGCCAGGCCCCCATTCGTTTATGTTGATCACGGATAGCGTCGCCAACCAACCTTTACGGGTTCGCGCCGGCCTGACGTACTACTTGCGGGCCCGCATCGACCAGGCCGGGCCGCATAACCCTCCCCATTGGGCCACCGTATCCCCTGTTGAGGCCCAGGCCGCAATCCGCCATCTCGAAAGGCTTAATTACGGGGAGTGA
- a CDS encoding LLM class flavin-dependent oxidoreductase encodes MIPLSVLDLSPVLAGVPESHALRHSLALAQAADRLGYRRYWLAEHHNIPSVVSTAPEILIGHVANHTSRIRVGSGGIMLPNHSPLHIAEVFRVLEALHPGRIDLGLGRAPGSNSITALALRRSRSRLAVDDFPELIDELIGYGENHLPADHPYAPVHALPEDVPLPPLWILGSTEDGAAIAAGKGLRFAFAHHINPDSLLDAARVYRERFQPSKSLDRPVMMLAIAAICAENDTQAQRLAATTGLAWLRLRTGQPAPLASPEEALAYPYTPAERQIVKASRRHFVAGDPASIRERVEEWVAVTGADEVMVTTMVYEPRDRLRSYELLAEAFELRPPSPEKNDPQNMQPTRNASTDYTDHPHGSG; translated from the coding sequence ATGATACCGTTGTCTGTTCTCGACCTTTCGCCCGTCCTGGCCGGTGTGCCTGAGTCTCACGCGCTCCGGCATTCCCTGGCGTTGGCCCAGGCTGCTGACCGCCTGGGGTATCGCCGGTACTGGCTGGCCGAGCATCACAACATTCCCAGCGTGGTCAGCACCGCGCCGGAGATTCTGATCGGGCACGTGGCAAACCACACGTCCCGCATTCGGGTGGGGTCCGGCGGAATTATGTTGCCGAACCATTCGCCGTTGCACATCGCGGAAGTCTTCCGGGTGCTCGAAGCGTTGCATCCGGGCCGGATTGATCTCGGCCTGGGGCGTGCGCCCGGCTCGAATTCAATCACCGCCCTGGCCTTGCGCCGGTCCCGAAGCCGGCTCGCCGTTGACGATTTCCCCGAACTAATCGACGAGCTGATCGGTTACGGTGAGAACCATCTGCCCGCAGATCACCCCTACGCGCCGGTTCACGCCCTGCCGGAGGACGTGCCCTTGCCGCCGCTCTGGATCCTCGGTTCCACCGAGGACGGTGCGGCAATCGCGGCCGGCAAAGGGCTAAGATTTGCGTTTGCCCACCACATCAACCCGGATTCCCTGCTTGATGCCGCCCGGGTTTATCGCGAGAGATTCCAGCCTTCCAAGTCACTGGACCGGCCCGTAATGATGCTGGCCATTGCGGCCATCTGTGCTGAGAATGATACCCAGGCGCAACGGTTGGCTGCTACCACCGGGTTGGCGTGGCTACGACTCCGAACCGGCCAACCGGCCCCATTGGCGAGCCCTGAAGAAGCCCTGGCTTACCCTTATACCCCGGCCGAACGCCAGATCGTCAAAGCGTCACGCCGTCACTTCGTGGCAGGCGATCCGGCCTCGATTCGGGAACGGGTGGAAGAATGGGTGGCGGTGACCGGCGCGGACGAGGTCATGGTGACCACGATGGTGTACGAACCCCGTGACCGCCTCCGGTCCTATGAACTGCTGGCCGAAGCGTTCGAACTCCGTCCACCGAGTCCAGAGAAAAACGATCCGCAGAACATGCAGCCAACGCGGAACGCATCCACAGATTACACAGATCACCCGCACGGGAGCGGATAA